The genomic interval CGTGGATCTCGTCGGCGATCACCTCGTGTCCCATCGGATACTCCCGCCACTCCACCGGCACGCCGCGGGCAGCCAGCGCATCGTGGGCGGCGCGGCCGAGGGCCGGCGGCACCACCTCGTCGTGGCTGCCGTGCAGGTGCAGCACCGGCAGCCGGGTGCGCTCCACATCGAGCTCGAGCCGGTTGAAGGTCGGCGCATAGGTGGAGAGGGCCAGGACCCCCGCCAGTGGTCCCGGCCAGCGCAGGAAGGCGGTGTGCAGGACCACCGCGCCGCCCTGGGAGAAGCCGGCGAGAACGATCCGCGCCGGGGCGATGCCGGCCTGGCGCTGCGCCTCGATCAGCTCGACGACATGGCGCGCCGATTCCTCCAGCTGCTCCTCGTCGATAGCCCGGGAGCTCGGGCTCATGGCGAGGATGTCGTACCAGCTGGGCATGCTCCAGCCGCCGTTGATGGTCACCGGACGGCTCGGCGCCTGCGGCAGGACGAAGCGCACGCTGTTCAGGCGGCGCTGCAGGAGGCGGGCGACCGGCTCGAAGTCGTGGCGGTCGGCGCCGAGGCCGTGCAGCCAGATGACACAGGCATCGGCGGCGACCGGCGGCTCGAGGATCAGGGGTGGGGTCATGGTGGGCTCCGGGGCTGGGATCTGGCGCAAGGTTACACAAGTTTGCCGCAGGGCCATGCACCTTGCCGCCGGCGATTGGAGATCCGCCGGATAATCGCCTACCCTCGCCCCAGAACCTTCACCGGTCGGTCACCATGATCATCCTCTACCAACTTCCCGCCGCCTTTGGAGTACCCAGTCCCAGCCCCTACTGTCTCAAGCTGGAGACCTTCCTGCGCCTGGCCGGTCTCGCCTACCAGGTGCGCAGCGTCGGCAACCCGCGCCTGGCGCCGAAAGGCAAGCTGCCCTACATCGAACTGGACGGCGAGGCCATCGCCGACTCGGCGATCATCCAGCGGCGCCTCGCCGAGCGCTTTCCGCTGACCCTCGACGCGCACCTGGACACCGTCGGCCGCGCCCGGGCGCTGGCCATCGCGCGGCTGTGCGACGAGCATCTGGCCCTGCTGCTGCTGTATTTCCGCTGGCTCGACGGCGAAGGCTGGCGGCAGATCCGCAGCAGCTTCTTCGGCGGCCTGCCGGCACCGCTGCGCCAAGTGGTGCCGCCCCTGGTGCGGCGGCGGATGCGCCAGTCCTTGTGGGCCCAGGGGCTGGGGCGGCACAGTTCCGACGAGCTGCTGGCCTTCGGTCGCGAGGACCTGCAGGCGCTGACCGACCTGCTCGGCGCGGCGCCGTTCTTCGGCGGCCGGCGGCCCTGCAGCGCCGATGCGGCGGCCTACGGCATTCTCGCCAACCTGCTGCTGTGCCTGCTGGATACGCCGCTGAACCGGCTGGCGCGCGAATTCCCGCCGCTTCTGGCCTACTGCGAGCGATTGCGCGCGAGGGTCTGGACATGACCGCGGAACTGTCCCGGCCCTGGTTCGTCTACCTGGTACGTGCCGCCAACGGTGCGCTCTACTGC from Azotobacter salinestris carries:
- a CDS encoding alpha/beta hydrolase encodes the protein MTPPLILEPPVAADACVIWLHGLGADRHDFEPVARLLQRRLNSVRFVLPQAPSRPVTINGGWSMPSWYDILAMSPSSRAIDEEQLEESARHVVELIEAQRQAGIAPARIVLAGFSQGGAVVLHTAFLRWPGPLAGVLALSTYAPTFNRLELDVERTRLPVLHLHGSHDEVVPPALGRAAHDALAARGVPVEWREYPMGHEVIADEIHDIAAWLAERLAR
- a CDS encoding glutathione S-transferase family protein, whose protein sequence is MIILYQLPAAFGVPSPSPYCLKLETFLRLAGLAYQVRSVGNPRLAPKGKLPYIELDGEAIADSAIIQRRLAERFPLTLDAHLDTVGRARALAIARLCDEHLALLLLYFRWLDGEGWRQIRSSFFGGLPAPLRQVVPPLVRRRMRQSLWAQGLGRHSSDELLAFGREDLQALTDLLGAAPFFGGRRPCSADAAAYGILANLLLCLLDTPLNRLAREFPPLLAYCERLRARVWT